From Rudanella lutea DSM 19387, a single genomic window includes:
- a CDS encoding M4 family metallopeptidase encodes MKPVYLSFLCLAGTAVLAQPPSVQPPAAGFRMKHKTERPVDNLSRRIGADEAPIPVSRSRKQALMSNVATQKGLQPLRLRVVRDGTTGLPIYIENRAVAKLAPRKPGVGAPLSGAQARTSAVAVTFQFLDQVRGLLNIDKPASSFEVRQAETDAMGQTHVRLTQTYKGVPVFGAELVAHLTEGVVGLLNGQYQTVADGINTTPKLSMKQAVSRALTDVGKTGVVRTFGSNLLNLEQAKGDLCLYPVGATHRLAYELTIRPSMVQRWAYWVDAETGEVLDKANTTCSFAGPIKATARDLNGVSRTFSTYQKTTSQHFLIDASRSMFNNAASTIPDKTVGGLVTVDSRNTYGDNQKFWHISSSNNTDWTPTAVSAHYNAGLAYDYFRNTHARNSLNGKGGTMISVVNVADEDDGTAMDNAYWNGEFIAYGNGKTLFKPLGGSLDVAGHEMTHGVIENSANLVYKSQSGAINESMADVFGVMIDRDDWTLGEEIIKSTRYTQGALRSLANPNQGGKNDYGWQPKTMAEYQNMAADDDNGGVHVNSGIPNYAFYLFATSVSKEKAEKVYYRALTNYLTRTSKFLDLRLAVIKAASDLHGANSAEVAAAKSAFDRVGIVESTQTTPDPKTDIPVAQGQDLMLLYGTDKKLYSTVVGSNKFDLKSSQGMTHRPSVTDDGKFAYYVSPDKRIRAVSLTGTPTETVISNETRWDNVAISKDGTKLAALSAEAEPKVYVYSFDRKVWKTFTLYNPTYSEGITNGDVQYADSFEWDLTGENLIYDAYNELTNADGDDISYWDVGFINVWDNKTKNFASGEIEKLFSSLEDGESVGNPSYAKNSPNIIAFDYFYEDDDEYYIVAADVDKGELEAVYENNTLGFPSYSRLDNRLVFTVETDAGVENIAAINLAADKITPSGSVQTLVNRAKWPVWYTQATRTIPTKTAQTISFNSLPDRYANEPEFTLAATSSAGLAVQYSVRSGPAELNGNKVRVTGPGTVVIRAYQDGNNQFYAATPVDRTFTVLAVLGLEPDWATALKLYPNPAPAQVMVEVPPTVIIDRITLSSLTGTQLMEQPVRSHRATLSVAHLPKGVYLVTLETAKGMVSRKLVKE; translated from the coding sequence ATGAAACCCGTTTACCTCTCTTTTTTATGCCTGGCCGGCACAGCGGTGCTGGCACAACCCCCCTCGGTCCAACCGCCAGCCGCCGGGTTCCGAATGAAACACAAAACCGAGCGCCCGGTCGATAACCTGTCCCGGCGAATCGGGGCCGACGAAGCGCCCATCCCCGTGTCGCGGAGCCGAAAGCAAGCGCTGATGAGCAACGTGGCGACCCAGAAAGGTCTGCAACCTCTCCGGCTACGCGTGGTTCGCGATGGGACAACGGGCTTGCCTATCTACATCGAAAACCGCGCCGTAGCTAAGCTGGCTCCCCGCAAACCTGGCGTGGGGGCACCCTTGTCGGGTGCGCAGGCCCGCACGAGCGCCGTAGCCGTTACGTTTCAGTTCCTGGATCAGGTGCGGGGGCTACTCAACATCGACAAGCCCGCGTCGTCGTTTGAAGTCCGGCAAGCCGAAACCGACGCCATGGGCCAAACCCACGTTCGCCTGACGCAGACGTACAAAGGGGTGCCAGTATTCGGGGCCGAACTGGTGGCTCACCTGACCGAGGGCGTGGTGGGGCTGCTCAACGGGCAGTACCAAACCGTGGCCGACGGCATCAATACGACCCCAAAACTCTCGATGAAGCAGGCCGTGTCGCGGGCGCTGACCGATGTGGGTAAAACGGGTGTAGTGCGTACGTTTGGTAGCAATCTGCTGAATCTGGAGCAGGCTAAAGGCGACCTTTGCCTGTATCCCGTCGGGGCAACGCACCGGCTGGCCTACGAGCTGACCATCCGGCCGAGTATGGTGCAGCGGTGGGCGTACTGGGTGGACGCCGAAACGGGCGAGGTACTCGACAAGGCCAACACCACCTGTAGCTTTGCCGGGCCTATCAAAGCCACGGCCCGCGACCTCAATGGCGTGTCGCGGACGTTCTCGACGTACCAGAAAACGACCAGTCAGCATTTCCTGATCGATGCGTCGCGCTCGATGTTCAACAACGCTGCATCGACTATTCCTGACAAAACGGTGGGTGGTCTGGTCACGGTAGACTCGCGCAATACCTACGGCGACAACCAGAAATTCTGGCACATCAGCTCATCGAACAACACCGACTGGACACCCACGGCGGTGTCGGCTCATTACAACGCGGGGCTGGCCTACGATTATTTCCGCAACACCCACGCCCGTAACTCGCTCAATGGCAAGGGCGGAACGATGATTTCGGTGGTCAACGTAGCCGACGAAGACGACGGAACCGCGATGGATAATGCCTACTGGAACGGCGAGTTTATCGCGTACGGTAACGGTAAAACGCTCTTTAAACCGCTGGGTGGTAGCCTCGATGTGGCGGGGCACGAAATGACGCATGGCGTGATCGAAAACTCGGCCAATCTGGTCTATAAAAGTCAGTCGGGAGCCATCAATGAGTCGATGGCCGATGTGTTTGGTGTCATGATCGACCGGGATGACTGGACCTTAGGCGAGGAAATCATCAAATCGACCCGGTACACGCAGGGTGCTTTGCGGAGCTTGGCCAACCCAAATCAGGGTGGTAAGAATGACTACGGCTGGCAGCCTAAAACGATGGCCGAATACCAGAATATGGCTGCCGACGACGATAACGGGGGCGTGCACGTCAACAGCGGGATTCCCAACTACGCGTTTTACCTGTTTGCCACCAGTGTAAGCAAAGAAAAGGCCGAAAAAGTGTATTACCGTGCCCTGACGAACTACCTCACCCGAACGTCGAAGTTTCTTGACCTGCGTTTGGCGGTTATCAAAGCGGCCTCCGACCTGCACGGGGCCAACAGCGCCGAGGTGGCCGCGGCCAAATCGGCGTTCGATAGGGTAGGGATTGTGGAAAGCACCCAAACCACTCCCGACCCCAAAACCGACATTCCCGTGGCGCAGGGGCAGGATCTGATGCTGCTCTACGGCACCGACAAAAAACTGTATTCGACGGTTGTGGGCTCCAATAAGTTTGATCTGAAAAGTAGTCAGGGTATGACACACCGCCCCAGCGTGACCGACGACGGTAAGTTTGCCTATTACGTGTCGCCCGACAAACGCATCCGGGCCGTGAGCCTGACCGGTACGCCTACCGAAACGGTTATTTCGAACGAGACCCGCTGGGACAACGTCGCTATTTCGAAAGATGGTACCAAACTGGCGGCTCTTTCGGCCGAGGCCGAACCCAAAGTCTACGTGTACAGCTTCGACCGGAAAGTCTGGAAAACCTTTACCCTGTACAACCCTACCTACAGCGAGGGCATTACGAACGGCGACGTGCAGTATGCCGACTCGTTTGAGTGGGATCTGACGGGCGAAAACCTCATTTATGATGCCTACAACGAGCTGACCAACGCCGACGGCGACGATATCAGTTACTGGGATGTGGGCTTTATCAACGTCTGGGACAACAAGACGAAAAACTTTGCGTCGGGCGAAATCGAAAAGCTGTTTTCGAGCCTGGAAGATGGGGAGAGTGTCGGGAATCCGTCGTATGCCAAAAACTCGCCCAACATCATTGCCTTCGATTATTTTTATGAAGACGATGACGAATACTACATCGTAGCCGCCGATGTGGACAAAGGTGAGCTTGAAGCGGTTTACGAAAACAATACCCTTGGCTTCCCGAGTTATTCGCGGCTCGACAACCGGCTGGTGTTCACGGTCGAAACCGACGCGGGGGTTGAAAATATAGCCGCTATTAATCTGGCCGCCGATAAAATCACCCCTTCGGGCTCGGTGCAGACCCTGGTCAACCGGGCTAAATGGCCGGTTTGGTACACCCAGGCGACCCGTACGATCCCAACCAAAACGGCTCAGACAATCTCGTTCAACAGCCTGCCCGACCGGTATGCCAATGAACCCGAGTTTACGCTGGCGGCTACCTCATCGGCTGGGTTGGCGGTGCAATACTCGGTGCGGTCGGGGCCGGCCGAGCTCAATGGCAACAAGGTGCGCGTTACGGGACCCGGCACCGTGGTGATTCGGGCGTATCAGGACGGCAACAACCAATTTTATGCCGCTACCCCCGTCGACCGGACGTTTACCGTACTGGCGGTGCTGGGCCTTGAACCCGACTGGGCTACTGCCTTAAAACTATACCCCAACCCCGCCCCGGCGCAGGTAATGGTAGAGGTTCCCCCGACTGTAATCATCGACCGGATTACGCTCAGTAGCCTGACCGGCACGCAACTGATGGAGCAACCTGTGCGGAGTCATCGGGCTACGCTTTCGGTGGCGCATCTGCCAAAAGGTGTTTACCTCGTGACCCTCGAAACGGCCAAAGGCATGGTGAGCCGAAAGCTGGTTAAGGAGTAA
- a CDS encoding energy transducer TonB, whose amino-acid sequence MKPNQQNRPNTNVPGYELTNSFLRLSELKQRVQMLTKPNSSPRALWRYPFVLAFAGLLLMCTQVEKEIDQAVNNREKVDQSLKLTQIKGEIFTVVEKQPEFPGGMDGLSKYLQENLRYPAAAQRANVQGRVFMSFVVTQDGGIADAKVLKGIGFGCDEEAIRVTSRMPKWKPGSQDGKPLNVRYVLPIAFELEPEALKQQAK is encoded by the coding sequence ATGAAACCAAACCAGCAGAACCGGCCAAACACTAACGTACCCGGTTACGAACTCACCAACTCATTTCTCCGTCTCTCCGAACTCAAACAACGCGTACAGATGCTTACCAAACCAAACTCCTCACCCCGCGCGCTCTGGCGCTATCCGTTTGTACTGGCATTTGCGGGGCTGTTGCTCATGTGTACGCAGGTAGAGAAGGAAATTGATCAGGCGGTCAACAATCGGGAGAAGGTAGACCAATCCCTGAAACTGACGCAGATAAAGGGCGAAATTTTCACGGTTGTGGAAAAACAACCTGAGTTTCCCGGCGGAATGGATGGCCTCAGTAAGTATCTTCAGGAGAACCTGCGCTACCCGGCTGCGGCCCAACGAGCCAATGTTCAGGGCCGGGTATTTATGAGCTTTGTGGTTACGCAAGACGGTGGCATTGCCGACGCGAAGGTTCTCAAGGGAATCGGCTTTGGGTGCGATGAAGAAGCGATCCGTGTCACGAGCCGGATGCCCAAATGGAAACCGGGCAGCCAGGACGGGAAACCGCTCAATGTGCGTTATGTTCTCCCGATTGCGTTTGAGCTGGAACCAGAGGCTTTAAAGCAACAGGCGAAGTAA
- a CDS encoding M56 family metallopeptidase: MTALDYFIRTNLYLLLFFGCYYLLLRRHTFFGLNRAYLLASAVLSLVLPLVELPTETVAALPATPVQLPTLTPVRAEATPTGPDWVALGWWAYGLVALALLVRLTWRTTRLFDYIHQHPQQTLEDYTLVQPSDPQTPTFSFFRYMVLSPADRQVEAVRAHELVHIRQWHSADVLFFEVMQTLFWYNPVLLAYRASIRQVHEFLADAGASATHRADYARYLVTYALGDGPEALTNSFFKPSLLVPRLRMLQRRTTNRWALGKYALVLPVTLVTLALTAARPEMEHLIVEPFQTQKPSPIKGRVVGSDHKALPGAHVIVSNATQGTITDRNGQFEIYTKPGTRLVVSFAGFVSQEVVAQAGKEIMIRLAPQSGRPASQKSASPSGKKQPVSRQTTDPISTQGRAEDIITVQEHRIVGQRRMAVGDTNSSPVQIRIRGNSAGLGTPPPLFIVDGIVQQSEVGLSELNPKEIESINVLKGSSAYAIYGEKGTHGVVIVTTKTGKKDETKPAEPAKH, translated from the coding sequence ATGACCGCCTTGGACTATTTTATCCGCACCAATTTATACCTGCTGCTCTTTTTTGGGTGTTACTACCTGCTGCTCCGGCGGCACACGTTTTTCGGCCTCAACCGGGCCTATCTGCTGGCTTCGGCCGTGCTCTCACTCGTCTTACCGTTGGTTGAACTGCCCACCGAGACGGTGGCGGCTTTGCCCGCTACGCCGGTTCAACTGCCTACCCTTACGCCCGTTCGGGCCGAGGCAACCCCCACCGGCCCCGACTGGGTGGCCCTGGGTTGGTGGGCTTACGGGCTGGTAGCGCTGGCGTTGCTGGTTCGGCTCACCTGGCGAACAACGCGGCTATTCGACTACATTCATCAACACCCCCAACAAACGCTGGAGGACTATACGCTGGTACAGCCATCAGACCCGCAAACGCCTACGTTCTCGTTTTTCCGATACATGGTACTGAGCCCCGCCGACCGGCAGGTGGAGGCTGTTCGGGCCCACGAGCTAGTGCACATCCGGCAATGGCACAGTGCCGACGTGCTCTTTTTTGAGGTCATGCAGACCCTGTTCTGGTACAACCCGGTGCTGTTGGCATACCGGGCGTCCATTCGGCAAGTACACGAGTTTCTGGCCGATGCGGGCGCTTCAGCTACGCACCGGGCCGACTATGCCCGGTATCTGGTGACCTACGCCCTCGGCGACGGACCCGAAGCGCTTACCAACTCGTTCTTCAAGCCTTCTCTGCTGGTGCCCAGGCTTCGTATGCTGCAACGCCGGACCACCAACCGCTGGGCACTGGGCAAGTATGCGCTCGTGCTACCGGTTACGTTGGTTACGCTGGCGCTGACGGCCGCCCGGCCCGAAATGGAACACTTGATCGTGGAGCCATTTCAGACGCAAAAGCCAAGCCCCATAAAAGGGCGCGTGGTGGGATCTGACCACAAAGCGCTCCCCGGCGCCCACGTGATCGTGAGTAATGCCACACAGGGCACCATTACCGACCGGAATGGTCAATTTGAAATTTACACAAAGCCGGGTACCCGATTGGTGGTCAGTTTTGCCGGGTTCGTATCACAGGAAGTAGTGGCACAAGCCGGGAAAGAAATTATGATACGGTTAGCCCCACAGAGTGGGCGGCCGGCCTCGCAAAAGTCTGCGTCGCCTTCGGGCAAAAAACAACCGGTGTCTCGTCAAACTACAGACCCGATTTCAACACAAGGGCGGGCAGAAGATATTATTACTGTTCAGGAGCACAGGATTGTGGGGCAACGTAGAATGGCGGTCGGTGATACCAATAGTAGCCCTGTCCAGATTCGGATTCGTGGCAATTCGGCTGGGCTCGGCACTCCACCTCCCCTGTTTATTGTGGATGGTATAGTCCAGCAATCAGAGGTAGGACTGAGCGAACTTAACCCCAAGGAAATCGAGTCAATTAATGTGTTGAAAGGCTCTTCGGCTTACGCTATTTATGGCGAGAAGGGCACGCATGGCGTCGTTATTGTCACCACAAAAACAGGCAAGAAAGATGAAACCAAACCAGCAGAACCGGCCAAACACTAA
- a CDS encoding BlaI/MecI/CopY family transcriptional regulator → MEVRELTKAEEEIMRVLWQLDRAFVKDVLAQLPEPKPAYNTVSTIIRILEKKGLVGYTAYGKTHEYYALITEEQYRRFQTEQLMSNYFDNSLKKLVSFFVKEKNLSLNEADEIIRLLNQNKTEP, encoded by the coding sequence ATGGAAGTACGTGAACTCACCAAAGCGGAGGAGGAAATTATGCGGGTGCTTTGGCAGCTGGACCGCGCATTTGTAAAGGATGTACTGGCGCAGCTCCCCGAGCCTAAGCCAGCCTACAATACGGTTTCGACGATTATCCGGATTCTGGAAAAGAAAGGGCTGGTGGGCTACACTGCGTACGGCAAAACGCACGAATACTACGCCCTGATTACGGAAGAGCAGTATCGGCGTTTCCAGACCGAGCAGCTCATGAGCAACTACTTCGACAACTCGCTCAAAAAGCTGGTGTCGTTTTTTGTGAAAGAGAAAAACCTAAGCCTGAACGAAGCCGATGAAATAATCCGGCTACTAAACCAAAACAAAACCGAGCCATGA
- a CDS encoding S41 family peptidase, which yields MKQVIVVCLITIFVQLAGAVSGQTLTPSEAREDIEFLKRRLDQLHPAIGHYTPRARYERLYDSLYNQLNTSVEYLHFFRHVSPLVSALKDGHTNLNHRRSYIDKHTRYFPFFIRDAGTGYFVTHNVSADTTLRRGTELLTIDGRTVASIHQELMENDRSGSDGDNLTGRRQWSLHQFADYYAAWFSAVDSLTITYRLANDSLRLIRKTRIPCVTLQQFRATMQKRYSHETEYHSNLSVRVVDTLSRTAVLRVSTFMGAKRHDPFQLAYKRRLKKAFRQIQDQKIENLVVDLQHNGGGMVLNSARLLQYWMPEKFTIMQREQLKKAARAELVTRWNPFSALQFSMQYKSDGRGGFSSRSHKRQFRPRRTLAYKGNLYFLMNGASFSAATSVLAKSLDAGVGTFVGEACGGAYWGDFAGHFKTVTLPNSRIQVRIPLKKLTHAVDPERANGFTVEPDYTVGRTYDDLLHNRDYTLTKTLELIRRGFVARKPMVVRPLQASR from the coding sequence ATGAAGCAGGTTATTGTCGTTTGCCTGATTACTATATTCGTTCAGTTAGCCGGGGCGGTGTCGGGACAAACCCTGACCCCCTCCGAAGCACGGGAGGATATTGAGTTTCTGAAACGTCGGCTCGATCAGCTCCACCCGGCTATTGGGCATTACACGCCCCGCGCCCGCTACGAACGCCTGTACGACTCGCTTTATAATCAGCTGAACACGTCGGTCGAGTATCTGCATTTTTTTCGGCATGTGAGTCCGCTCGTGAGCGCCCTCAAAGACGGCCATACCAACCTGAACCATCGGCGGTCGTATATCGACAAGCACACCCGCTATTTTCCGTTTTTTATCCGTGACGCTGGTACTGGGTATTTCGTGACCCACAATGTCTCGGCCGATACAACCCTCCGGCGCGGCACCGAACTGCTCACGATCGACGGGCGGACGGTGGCGAGTATTCATCAGGAATTGATGGAAAACGACCGGTCGGGCTCCGATGGCGACAACCTGACGGGCCGGCGGCAGTGGAGTTTGCACCAGTTTGCCGACTACTACGCGGCCTGGTTTTCGGCCGTCGATTCGCTCACCATTACGTACCGACTGGCCAATGATTCTCTGCGACTTATTCGTAAAACCCGGATTCCGTGTGTTACGCTTCAGCAATTTCGGGCTACCATGCAAAAGCGCTACAGCCACGAAACCGAGTACCACAGCAATCTGTCGGTACGGGTAGTAGATACCCTGTCGCGGACGGCCGTTCTGCGCGTTTCTACGTTTATGGGTGCGAAACGACACGACCCCTTTCAGTTGGCTTATAAGCGTCGGTTGAAGAAGGCCTTCCGCCAGATTCAGGACCAGAAAATAGAAAACCTCGTGGTCGACTTGCAGCATAATGGCGGGGGTATGGTGCTCAACTCGGCGCGGTTGCTGCAATACTGGATGCCCGAGAAGTTTACGATCATGCAGCGTGAGCAACTCAAAAAAGCGGCTCGGGCCGAATTGGTGACCCGCTGGAATCCGTTTTCGGCCCTTCAGTTTTCCATGCAGTACAAGTCCGACGGTCGGGGTGGTTTTTCGAGCCGCTCGCACAAGCGGCAGTTCCGGCCCCGGCGTACGCTGGCCTACAAAGGCAATCTGTATTTTCTGATGAATGGGGCCTCGTTTTCGGCGGCTACATCGGTGCTGGCGAAGTCGTTGGACGCGGGTGTAGGTACGTTTGTGGGCGAAGCCTGCGGGGGCGCGTACTGGGGCGATTTTGCCGGTCATTTCAAAACTGTGACTCTACCCAACTCCCGGATTCAGGTGCGTATTCCGCTCAAGAAACTCACCCATGCCGTTGACCCGGAGCGGGCCAATGGCTTTACGGTGGAGCCCGATTATACCGTTGGCCGCACCTACGACGACCTCTTGCACAACCGAGACTATACACTTACCAAAACGCTTGAATTGATCCGTCGTGGTTTTGTGGCCCGTAAGCCCATGGTGGTGCGGCCGTTGCAAGCTTCGCGCTGA
- a CDS encoding 3'-5' exonuclease, protein MYCIVDVETTGGVKGPSRITEIAMFRHNGHEVVDVFHTLLNPECPIPPFIQHLTGINHQMVADAPRFEQVADEVIRMSQGAIFVAHNVAFDFNFVKKELEWLDYPFFRRTLCTVRTSRKIFPGLPSYSLGKLCNSLEIPLDNRHRAHGDAAATVQLFERLMANDRHSLIPRPTVIL, encoded by the coding sequence GTGTATTGTATCGTAGACGTTGAAACGACCGGGGGCGTGAAGGGGCCCAGTCGGATTACTGAAATCGCCATGTTTCGCCACAACGGCCACGAGGTCGTTGATGTCTTTCACACCTTACTGAATCCCGAATGCCCTATTCCGCCGTTTATTCAACACCTCACGGGGATAAACCACCAGATGGTTGCCGACGCTCCGCGCTTTGAGCAGGTGGCCGACGAGGTCATTCGGATGTCGCAGGGGGCTATTTTTGTGGCGCACAACGTTGCGTTCGATTTCAACTTTGTCAAGAAAGAGCTGGAGTGGTTAGACTACCCATTTTTCCGCCGAACACTCTGCACCGTTCGTACCAGCCGAAAAATATTCCCCGGCCTGCCTTCATACAGCCTGGGCAAGTTGTGCAATTCGCTCGAAATTCCGCTCGACAACCGGCACCGTGCCCACGGTGATGCGGCCGCTACGGTGCAGCTCTTTGAGCGACTCATGGCCAACGACCGACACAGCCTGATTCCGCGCCCGACGGTCATACTCTGA
- a CDS encoding Gfo/Idh/MocA family protein: METNPTAGLSPAGELLPDIGLGVIGMGGFGLFAVQQFMQTPNVKLVAIAGSRREEAKTAARRFGAEHLDSLDELLSHPDINLIYIATPPFLHFEQAMRALDAGKHVICEKPLAMNPEEGRLMLEKAAQKGLLMVTNLMQRYNPMFERVKRLIDLNLLGEVLHGYFENYAGDEGLSPEHWFWDRTKSGGIFVEHGVHFFDMFSGWLGQGKVLSAQVTKRPDSADIEDQVSCTVAYGDEQTGLKTVNFYHGFTQTGRMDRQEMRILFERGDITLYEWVPTRLVLRAVVDEETTRELMTLFPGAQLNVTANFGGKDRVLRGRHKDFEAYQQIELRYGFGDDKLHLYSELLRLMFRDQVSAVYFPETHRKITNENGLDSLIVAAEADRLARKGFMV; this comes from the coding sequence ATGGAAACAAATCCGACAGCCGGGCTATCGCCCGCCGGAGAACTTTTACCCGATATTGGGCTGGGTGTTATTGGCATGGGGGGCTTCGGGCTGTTTGCGGTCCAGCAGTTTATGCAAACACCCAACGTCAAACTGGTGGCCATTGCGGGCTCCAGACGAGAGGAAGCCAAAACCGCAGCCCGGCGTTTTGGGGCCGAACACCTCGACTCGCTGGATGAGCTACTGAGCCACCCCGACATCAATTTAATTTATATTGCCACGCCCCCGTTTCTGCATTTTGAGCAGGCTATGCGCGCACTCGATGCAGGTAAGCACGTCATTTGCGAGAAACCCCTCGCCATGAATCCTGAGGAAGGGCGGCTTATGCTTGAGAAGGCGGCTCAGAAAGGTCTGCTGATGGTAACGAACCTGATGCAACGCTACAACCCTATGTTCGAACGGGTGAAACGGTTGATTGATCTGAACCTGCTGGGCGAGGTGCTGCATGGGTACTTTGAAAATTACGCGGGCGATGAAGGGCTCTCGCCCGAACACTGGTTTTGGGATCGCACCAAAAGCGGGGGTATTTTCGTAGAGCATGGGGTCCATTTCTTCGATATGTTCAGCGGGTGGCTGGGTCAGGGAAAGGTGCTGTCGGCGCAGGTGACCAAACGGCCGGATAGCGCGGATATCGAAGATCAGGTGAGCTGTACGGTTGCGTACGGCGACGAGCAGACCGGTTTGAAAACGGTCAATTTTTACCACGGTTTCACACAAACGGGCCGCATGGACCGGCAGGAAATGCGTATTCTGTTTGAGCGGGGCGACATTACATTGTACGAGTGGGTGCCTACCCGACTCGTGCTGCGGGCGGTGGTCGATGAAGAAACCACCCGCGAGCTGATGACGCTGTTTCCGGGGGCGCAGTTGAACGTAACGGCCAACTTCGGTGGGAAAGACCGGGTATTGCGCGGGCGGCACAAAGATTTTGAAGCGTATCAGCAGATTGAACTCCGGTACGGGTTCGGCGACGATAAACTGCACCTGTACAGCGAATTACTCCGGCTTATGTTCCGCGATCAGGTGAGTGCGGTGTATTTCCCTGAAACACACCGCAAAATCACGAACGAAAACGGTCTCGACTCGCTCATCGTAGCTGCCGAAGCCGATCGGCTTGCGCGAAAAGGGTTTATGGTTTAG
- the gmd gene encoding GDP-mannose 4,6-dehydratase gives MKKALITGITGQDGAYLAELLLEKGYEVHGIKRRSSMFNTQRIDHIYEDPHETNVRFHLHYGDLADSTNIIRIIQEVQPDEIYNLGAMSHVRVSFDEPEYTAQVDGIGTLRILEAVRLLGMTDKTRIYQASTSELYGGVQGHAQSELTPFYPRSPYAVAKLYGYWITVNYREAYNMYACNGILFNHESPLRGETFVTRKITRAVARIGLGLQDKVFLGNLDAQRDWGHAKDYVEAMWLILQQEKPEDFVIATGQTTHIRDFVKMAFAEIGVEVVFEGEGVNEKGVVVNSSNPDFPVAVGQEVVAIDERYFRPTEVDLLLGDPTKAMTKLNWKPKYDLKALVQDMVHADVALFRKDQLLEKSGHRVLNYFE, from the coding sequence ATGAAGAAAGCGTTAATTACAGGTATCACAGGGCAAGACGGCGCCTATCTGGCCGAACTGCTGCTGGAAAAAGGTTACGAAGTGCACGGCATCAAGCGCCGGAGCTCTATGTTCAATACGCAACGTATTGATCACATTTACGAAGATCCCCACGAGACCAATGTTCGGTTTCACCTGCACTACGGTGACCTGGCCGACTCTACGAATATTATCCGGATTATTCAAGAAGTACAACCCGATGAGATCTACAACCTCGGCGCCATGTCGCACGTGCGCGTGAGCTTCGACGAGCCCGAATACACGGCTCAGGTCGACGGTATCGGTACGCTGCGGATTCTGGAAGCCGTTCGGTTGCTGGGTATGACGGACAAAACGCGCATTTATCAGGCTTCGACGTCGGAGCTGTATGGTGGGGTGCAGGGCCACGCTCAGTCGGAGCTGACGCCGTTTTACCCACGCTCGCCGTATGCCGTTGCCAAGCTGTATGGCTACTGGATCACGGTCAACTACCGCGAAGCGTACAATATGTATGCCTGCAACGGGATTCTGTTTAACCACGAGTCGCCACTGCGGGGTGAGACATTCGTAACCCGGAAAATTACGCGCGCAGTAGCCCGTATCGGTCTGGGCCTGCAAGACAAGGTATTCCTCGGCAACCTCGACGCACAGCGCGACTGGGGTCATGCCAAAGATTATGTAGAGGCTATGTGGCTTATTCTGCAACAGGAGAAACCCGAAGATTTTGTGATTGCCACCGGCCAAACTACCCACATCCGCGATTTCGTGAAGATGGCGTTTGCCGAAATCGGCGTTGAGGTTGTGTTTGAAGGTGAAGGTGTCAATGAAAAAGGTGTAGTGGTTAACTCCAGCAACCCCGACTTCCCGGTAGCGGTGGGTCAGGAGGTCGTAGCTATCGACGAGCGTTATTTCCGCCCGACGGAAGTAGACTTGCTCCTGGGTGACCCCACCAAGGCAATGACGAAGCTGAACTGGAAGCCCAAGTACGATCTGAAGGCACTGGTTCAGGACATGGTTCACGCTGACGTTGCCCTGTTCCGCAAAGATCAGCTGCTGGAGAAGAGCGGTCACCGCGTACTGAACTACTTCGAATAA
- a CDS encoding SPOR domain-containing protein, whose amino-acid sequence MKSFSALWVSLMVFLFTACAPKTLPSSNRTGDYNAYNEDLSEARPVYSNMGTRPGATTKTGSATSTSSASTESRKITTVGSAEALHINRKVDEQLTSIADKNRSLRYASGYRIQVYVGNERQQAEATKLQVYQNFPELTAYLSYNQPTYKLKVGDFIRRMDAERYFGQIKQMMPSAMLQPDKIDVRRSLSIK is encoded by the coding sequence ATGAAATCGTTTTCAGCCCTTTGGGTCAGCCTAATGGTGTTTTTGTTCACAGCCTGTGCTCCCAAAACGCTGCCCTCTTCGAACCGTACCGGCGATTATAACGCCTACAACGAAGATTTATCGGAGGCCCGACCCGTGTACAGCAACATGGGCACCCGGCCGGGGGCGACCACCAAAACCGGTTCGGCTACCAGTACCAGTTCGGCATCAACCGAATCCCGGAAAATTACTACTGTCGGATCGGCGGAAGCTTTACACATTAATCGTAAAGTAGACGAACAACTAACATCGATTGCGGATAAAAACCGGTCGTTGCGTTACGCATCGGGCTACCGAATTCAGGTGTACGTAGGCAACGAACGCCAACAGGCCGAAGCCACCAAACTCCAGGTTTACCAGAACTTTCCGGAGCTCACTGCTTACTTAAGTTACAATCAGCCAACGTATAAACTCAAAGTTGGTGACTTTATCCGGCGGATGGACGCCGAACGGTATTTTGGGCAAATCAAACAGATGATGCCCTCGGCTATGCTTCAACCCGACAAAATTGATGTCCGACGAAGCCTATCGATAAAATAA